A window of Sebastes umbrosus isolate fSebUmb1 chromosome 3, fSebUmb1.pri, whole genome shotgun sequence contains these coding sequences:
- the LOC119485942 gene encoding dynein regulatory complex subunit 4-like — translation MPPKTKSKKSAKGKSSAVVDGLSTDEMSKDQLEEHIVRLREELDREREERSYFQLERDKIQAFWEISKRNLEEEKAGLRNRHRERDEAQERHRSEITVYKQKLKHVLSEQHNTISGLKMDGVASTSLMQNQHTQSELGLRREVHGLQSDFRERKLHNENFIKELKLKHQVEFMELTNNYDRRIREMEVKFGRKMETTIVMGGKKRRAEVNELDNRMESRVLTLIEDHDRTLRGAEEYYSAIQIKVLADQKVLKEQLAEATKLQARVDKEFSAAEQENKRLSESLQEAQQKRSELEKELQDYNQTKEKMAMTRARVKVIEMEQRDLMVKHELLLQASQKVQQERDDLLKRQTEAVLDVQQKSGLKELMLERKLSALTETVEKKEAQLCVALSASNVDQTAGSNPSNKLEEIFESKQVTISALQCDLARDCQEYDDLLQTSKEKLKALGVLMYDFRFRPSKQILG, via the exons ATG CCACCCAAGACTAAAAGCAAAAAGTCTGCGAAGGGGAAGTCTTCAGCCGTGGTGGACGGTCTCTCAACGGATGAGATGTCCAAGGATCAG CTGGAGGAGCACATCGTCCGCCTCCGGGAGGAGCTGGACAGAGAGCGGGAGGAGAGGAGCTACTTCCAGCTGGAGAGGGACAAGATCCAAGCCTTCTGGGAAATCTCCAAGAGgaacctggaggaggagaaggccgGGCTGAGGAACAGacacagggagagagatgaggcaCAGGAGCGCCACCGATCGGAGATCACT GTTTACAAGCAGAAGCTGAAGCATGTCCTGTCTGAACAACACAACACGATCTCTGGGCTGAAGATGGACGGCGTGGCCTCGACCTCGCTGATGCAGAACCAGCACACGCAGTCAGAGCTTGGGCTGCGGAGAGAAGTGCACGGCCTGCAGTCGGACTTCAGAGAGAGGAAGCTCCACAACGAAAACTTCATCAAGGAGCTCAAGCTG AAACACCAGGTGGAGTTTATGGAGCTGACAAACAACTATGACAGAAGAATCAGAG AGATGGAGGTGAAATTTGGCAGGAAAATGGAGACAACGATCGTAATGGGGGGCAAAAAGCGGCGGGCTGAGGTCAACGAGCTCGACAACAGAATGGAAAGTCGCGTTTTGACTCTGATAGAAGACCACGACCGAACTCTCAGAGGCGCTGAGGAGTACTACTCTGCTATTCAAATTAAAGTGCTGGCGGATCAGAAGGTGCTGAAG gAACAACTTGCAGAGGCGACGAAGCTGCAGGCGCGAGTAGACAAAGAGTTTTCAGCAGCTGAGCAGGAGAACAAACGCCTGAGTGAGTCTCTGCAGGAAGCCCAACAGAAGCGGTCCGAGCTCGAAAAAGAGCTGCAAGACTACAACCAGACCAAGGAGAAGATGGCG ATGACTAGAGCTCGAGTGAAGGTCATTGAAATGGAGCAGAGAGACCTGATGGTGAAGcacgagctgctgctgcaggcgtCTCAGAAG GTTCAGCAGGAACGCGATGATCTGTTGAAGAGGCAGACGGAGGCTGTCCTGGACGTTCAGCAGAAGAGCGGACTGAAGGAGTTGATGCTGGAGAGAAAGTTGTCAGCGCTGACAGAAACTGTGGAAAAGAAGGAAGCTCAGCTCTGCGTCGCACTCTCGGCCTCCAACGTCGACCAAACTGCCGGCAGCAATCCCTCAAACAAACTTGAG GAAATATTCGAGTCTAAACAGGTCACCATCAGCGCCCTGCAGTGTGACTTGGCTCGAGATTGTCAG